In Marisediminicola antarctica, one DNA window encodes the following:
- a CDS encoding sigma-70 family RNA polymerase sigma factor: MAAQWESVVTTLVRQRGQSLTRYAWLLSGSADDAADLVQDALVKTFGRLSNGFTVTSAEAYVRRAILTGFLDGGRRRTRWRRIAHLEVVPDAIDSPAPASEARIDLQAQLARLTPRERACLVLRYYEDLKVDDIARELGISSGAVKRYLSDGLAKMAVALTPEPHPTATLPTQGGVNAHRS, encoded by the coding sequence ATGGCAGCGCAGTGGGAAAGCGTCGTGACGACACTTGTGCGCCAGCGCGGCCAGTCCCTCACCCGCTACGCCTGGCTGCTGTCGGGCAGCGCGGATGATGCCGCCGACCTTGTGCAGGACGCCCTCGTCAAAACCTTCGGGCGACTCAGCAACGGGTTCACGGTGACCAGCGCGGAGGCCTACGTGCGCCGGGCGATCCTCACCGGCTTCCTCGACGGTGGGCGGCGGCGCACGAGGTGGCGCAGGATCGCGCATCTCGAGGTCGTTCCGGACGCGATCGACTCCCCGGCCCCGGCATCCGAGGCCCGTATCGACCTGCAGGCCCAACTGGCGCGCCTCACGCCGCGGGAACGGGCCTGCCTGGTGCTGCGCTACTACGAAGACCTCAAGGTCGACGACATCGCGCGCGAACTGGGCATCAGCTCCGGTGCGGTCAAACGCTACCTGAGCGACGGGCTCGCGAAAATGGCCGTCGCCCTCACCCCCGAGCCGCATCCGACCGCGACACTACCGACCCAAGGAGGAGTCAATGCCCACCGAAGCTGA
- a CDS encoding DUF3592 domain-containing protein, giving the protein MTTSDAFALVLELITWVGLLPGIVLLAAGYIRKAWASRYQETWGVIVQSPAGTDHLWFRWMDLQRELQSAPVSLDADESLELGDEVKVYFDPRNPENGRLDHPSADGRLMRILGWLLVGVGSAAAIVQIVILLSE; this is encoded by the coding sequence GTGACAACCTCAGACGCGTTCGCCCTCGTGCTCGAGCTGATCACCTGGGTGGGGCTGCTGCCGGGGATCGTGCTGCTCGCCGCGGGCTACATTCGAAAGGCGTGGGCGAGTCGATACCAGGAAACCTGGGGCGTAATCGTGCAGTCCCCCGCCGGCACCGACCATCTCTGGTTCCGCTGGATGGACCTACAGCGTGAGCTGCAGTCGGCGCCCGTCTCGCTTGACGCGGATGAGTCCCTCGAACTCGGCGACGAGGTCAAGGTGTACTTCGATCCGCGGAACCCCGAGAACGGGCGCCTCGATCATCCCTCCGCCGACGGGCGGCTCATGCGCATTCTCGGCTGGCTTCTCGTCGGGGTGGGATCCGCTGCGGCGATCGTTCAGATCGTCATACTGCTGTCGGAGTAG
- a CDS encoding ArgE/DapE family deacylase has translation MQLTPVEARVLDSIDETALVQNLIDLIRVPSITGTDAESELQNAQAAQLRDAGLSVDAWKFDLDALRADTRFPGTEAPRTEGYGVVGVTGPGRPALVLQGHIDVVPTGDLDRWHDGDPFCGRVEGGAVHGRGACDMKAGVAANLAVLRALQASGVLLERPIAVHTVVGEEDGGLGAFGTMLRGHTGDAAVLTEPTGGRIVTACAGALTFELDVTGRAAHGSTRLEGVSALEAFLPIMAAIQSLELRRNVDPHPLFSDYPLPYPISIGTVRAGDWASSVPDLLVAEGRLGVRLGEDPADARREFEIAIAEASSADPWLSDNPVGVTWPGGQFGSGRIDDDHTFIDEVSSAIMTLNGGSVPPRRAAPYGSDLRLYSDIGGIPSLHFGPGDVRFAHAPREQVRIDELVAVTRSLALLAVRRSGAHF, from the coding sequence ATGCAACTCACCCCCGTCGAAGCGCGCGTGCTCGACAGCATCGACGAAACCGCGCTCGTTCAGAACCTCATCGACCTGATCCGGGTGCCGAGTATCACCGGAACCGATGCGGAATCCGAGTTGCAGAATGCGCAGGCGGCACAGCTGCGCGACGCGGGACTGTCTGTCGACGCCTGGAAATTCGATCTCGACGCGCTCCGTGCAGACACCCGATTCCCGGGCACGGAGGCACCGCGCACCGAGGGCTACGGGGTCGTGGGCGTGACCGGCCCCGGCCGGCCGGCGCTCGTGCTCCAGGGCCACATCGATGTCGTGCCGACCGGCGACCTCGACCGCTGGCACGACGGCGACCCCTTCTGCGGACGCGTGGAGGGCGGCGCGGTGCACGGCCGCGGCGCATGCGACATGAAGGCCGGCGTCGCGGCGAACCTCGCCGTGCTGCGCGCCCTGCAGGCATCCGGCGTCCTGCTCGAGAGGCCCATCGCCGTGCACACGGTCGTCGGCGAGGAGGACGGCGGTCTCGGTGCCTTCGGCACCATGCTCCGCGGGCACACCGGCGACGCCGCTGTGCTCACCGAGCCCACGGGAGGACGGATCGTCACCGCGTGCGCCGGGGCACTCACCTTCGAACTCGACGTGACCGGGCGGGCCGCGCACGGCAGCACCCGTCTCGAGGGGGTCAGCGCGCTTGAGGCGTTCCTTCCGATCATGGCCGCGATCCAGTCGCTCGAGCTGCGGCGCAACGTTGACCCGCATCCGCTGTTCTCCGACTACCCGCTGCCCTATCCGATCTCAATCGGCACCGTTCGCGCGGGCGACTGGGCGAGCAGCGTTCCGGACTTGCTCGTCGCCGAGGGCCGGCTCGGGGTGCGGCTCGGGGAGGACCCAGCGGATGCACGGCGCGAGTTCGAGATCGCAATCGCGGAGGCGAGTTCCGCCGACCCGTGGCTGAGCGACAACCCGGTCGGGGTCACCTGGCCAGGCGGCCAGTTCGGGAGCGGGCGGATCGACGACGACCACACCTTCATCGACGAGGTCAGCTCTGCGATCATGACCCTGAATGGCGGGTCGGTTCCGCCGCGGCGGGCGGCGCCGTACGGCAGCGATCTGCGCCTCTACTCCGACATCGGCGGCATTCCGAGCCTGCACTTCGGTCCGGGGGACGTGCGGTTCGCGCATGCCCCCCGCGAGCAGGTGCGCATCGACGAGCTCGTTGCGGTCACCCGATCGCTCGCCCTGCTCGCGGTCCGGCGCAGCGGCGCGCACTTCTAG